In a single window of the Dryobates pubescens isolate bDryPub1 chromosome Z, bDryPub1.pri, whole genome shotgun sequence genome:
- the PALM2AKAP2 gene encoding A-kinase anchor protein 2 isoform X8 has translation MFRYTAPWQVLCLSMEQGLRKSSRIPEDDIRLRKNRDQNCANFLEPATVLATKEEKMEIEVPVSEHKSITTVASPHPIDNPTHFFSPAASHNGLKDRHESLDSEVAKEIRYLDEVLEANCCDSAADNTFNGTSSPELSAVSGMDGSGASVNVNNDLVSSEREENVANKQAPLVVEPCDASKTDENPKSNGHSLGGLKEDTRESLKVPGSPTSSNSSRRSSKDGETTLTTLKKEAKFELRAFHEDKKPSKLFEDEEEKEKYRVRKVRPSEEMMELEKERRELIKSQAVKKNPNIAAKWWNPPQEKTLEDQLDEEHLESHKKYKERKERQQQQGATPTSPRQVSCSFVPTELVNIKKEDIVTEQIDFSAARKQFQLMEHSGSSQGQAPLRRSGTPKMFSIKPFYKSLNPSQVDRPLSSVTRPVSVCGLTGQPDASNATVVKAQKVSCTSEDDTNTQTATADPVKELPCSDSPRAGQASKLWAEEGEFMSARAVLTVVKDEGQNVLDQFPKSGSASSPPEELDSGLDDLSVRSQDTTVLETLSNDFSMDNISDSGASNETMSALQESSLADFSLPQTPQADTPAEGRGEGISKSFSDPGCDSPSSALADSMLIDDQLEYHAGLLVQNAIQQAIAEQVDKTNGKEEESASEKEILFREQPATTKPAPVSKEQQNPMFEPPQVSSPVQEKKDTIPKTSKEEDSGLREGKSSQQSPVYSASQPFLVEENRHEVSYFSKYSEAAELRSTASILATQEPEVTVGPFKLRSRKQRTLSMIEEEIRAAQEREEELKRQRQGLQAAPSPVVKSAPPMPTRTVSYKTAPGKIEKIKPPPSPTTEGPVSQSDQPSEEPAGAQRPKNLMQTLMEDYETHKTKRRERMDDSSYTCKLLSSKVTSEVLEATRVNRRKSALALRWEAGIYANREEDE, from the exons AAATCTTCCAGAATCCCTGAGGATGACATCAGGTTGAGAAAAAACAGAGACCAAAACTGTGCCAATTTCTTGGAGCCAGCTACTGTGCTTGCtacaaaggaagagaaaatggaaattgaAGTTCCAGTTTCTGAACATAAAAGCATCACCACAGTGGCTTCACCGCATCCCATAGACAATCCAAcccatttcttttcccctgctgccagccacaaTGGACTTAAGGACAGGCATGAATCTCTGGACAGCGAAGTTGCTAAAGAAATCAGATACCTAGATGAAGTGCTGGAAGCAAATTGTTGTGATTCTGCTGCAGATAATACCTTTAacgggacatcctcccctgaaCTAAGTGCAGTCTCTGGTATGGATGGCTCAGGAGCATCTGTTAATGTCAATAATGATTTGGTATCCagtgaaagggaagaaaatgtagCCAACAAGCAAGCACCTTTGGTAGTTGAACCGTGTGATGCTAGCAAAACAGATGAAAACCCAAAATCTAATGGCCATTCCTTGGGTGGACTGAAAGAGGACACTAGGGAGAGTCTGAAGGTGCCAGGAAGTCCCACTTCTTCAAACAGTTCTAGAAGATCCTCTAAAGATGGAGAAACAACTCTTACAACCCTTAAGAAAGAGGCTAAGTTTGAACTACGAGCCTTCCATGAAGACAAAAAGCCCTCAAAGCTctttgaagatgaggaagagaaagaaaaatacagggTCCGCAAAGTGAGACCATCAGAGGAAATGATGGAActtgaaaaggaaaggagggaactCATTAAAAGCCAGGCTGtcaagaaaaaccccaacattgcTGCCAAATGGTGGAACCCTCCCCaggagaagactctggaggATCAACTGGATGAAGAGCATCTAGAATCCCACAAGAAGTACAAGGAGCgcaaggagaggcagcagcaacaaGGTGCAACACCAACATCCCCCAGACAGGTCAGCTGCTCCTTTGTACCTACAGAGCTAGTTAATATCAAGAAAGAGGATATTGTTACAGAGCAAATTGACTTCTCAGCTGCCAGGAAGCAGTTCCAGCTGATGGAGCATTCAGGTTCATCTCAGGGTCAGGCCCCATTGAGGCGGTCGGGAACACCCAAAATGTTCTCCATCAAGCCCTTCTACAAAAGCCTCAATCCTTCACAGGTAGACAGGCCACTGTCCTCTGTCACAAGACCCGTCTCAGTGTGTGGGCTGACAGGACAGCCTGATGCTAGCAATGCCACTGTTGTCAAAGCACAGAAGGTCTCCTGCACCTCAGAAGATGACACAAATACTCAGACTGCCACTGCTGACCCGGTGAAAGAGTTGCCATGCAGTGAtagtcccagagctggacaagcCTCAAAACTGTGGGCAGAGGAGGGAGAATTCATGAGTGCGAGAGCAGTCTTGACAGTGGTGAAGGATGAGGGACAAAACGTGCTAGACCAGTTCCCAAAGTCAGGCAGCGCTTCTTCGCCTCCAGAGGAGCTTGACTCTGGTCTGGATGACTTGTCTGTCAGGTCTCAGGATACTACTGTCCTGGAGACCCTTTCTAATGACTTCAGCATGGATAACATCAGCGACAGTGGTGCCTCCAATGAAACCATGAGCGCCCTGCAGGAAAGCTCACTGGCTGATTTCTCCCTGCCTCAGACACCACAGGCTGACACaccagcagagggcaggggagaaggCATCTCCAAATCATTCAGTGACCCAGGCTGTGACTCACCTTCCTCTGCCTTGGCAGACTCCATGCTGATTGATGACCAGCTGGAGTACCATGCTGGCCTACTGGTTCAAAATGCCATCCAACAAGCCATAGCTGAGCAAGTGGATAAAACAAATggcaaggaagaagaaagcgcttcagagaaggagattttgttcagagagcagccagccacCACCAAGCCAGCTCCAGTctccaaggagcagcagaatcCAATGTTTGAACCGCCCCAGGTGTCTTCACCtgttcaggaaaaaaaggataCTATACCAAAGACTTCAAAAGAGGAAGACTCGGGACTCAGGGAAGGGAAGAGTTCACAGCAATCACCTGTGtactcagccagccagccattCCTTGTGGAGGAAAATAGGCACGAAGTCAGCTATTTCAGCAAGTAttcagaggcagctgagctgaggagcaCTGCCTCCATCCTTGCCACACAGGAGCCTGAAGTCACCGTGGGCCCTTTCAAGCTACGGTCGAGGAAGCAGCGGACTTTGTCAATGATAGAAGAAGAGatcagagctgcccaggaacgagaggaggagctgaagaggcAGCGGCAAGGTCTGCAGGCGGCACCAAGCCCAGTTGTGAAGAGCGCACCACCCATGCCCACCAGAACCGTGTCTTACAAAACTGCACCAG GAAAGATAGAGAAGATCAAACCTCCTCCATCCCCTACCACAGAAGGCCCTGTCTCACAGTCTGACCAGCCATCTGAGGAGCCTGCAGGAGCCCAGCGACCCAAGAACTTGATGCAGACCCTCATGGAGGATTATGAAACACACAAAACTAAGAGACGAGAAAGGATGGATGACAGCAGT TACACCTGTAAATTACTGTCTAGCAAGGTTACTTCTGAG
- the PALM2AKAP2 gene encoding A-kinase anchor protein 2 isoform X7, whose translation MSPKKVKSLVEKDILGFASGTERQRKSSRIPEDDIRLRKNRDQNCANFLEPATVLATKEEKMEIEVPVSEHKSITTVASPHPIDNPTHFFSPAASHNGLKDRHESLDSEVAKEIRYLDEVLEANCCDSAADNTFNGTSSPELSAVSGMDGSGASVNVNNDLVSSEREENVANKQAPLVVEPCDASKTDENPKSNGHSLGGLKEDTRESLKVPGSPTSSNSSRRSSKDGETTLTTLKKEAKFELRAFHEDKKPSKLFEDEEEKEKYRVRKVRPSEEMMELEKERRELIKSQAVKKNPNIAAKWWNPPQEKTLEDQLDEEHLESHKKYKERKERQQQQGATPTSPRQVSCSFVPTELVNIKKEDIVTEQIDFSAARKQFQLMEHSGSSQGQAPLRRSGTPKMFSIKPFYKSLNPSQVDRPLSSVTRPVSVCGLTGQPDASNATVVKAQKVSCTSEDDTNTQTATADPVKELPCSDSPRAGQASKLWAEEGEFMSARAVLTVVKDEGQNVLDQFPKSGSASSPPEELDSGLDDLSVRSQDTTVLETLSNDFSMDNISDSGASNETMSALQESSLADFSLPQTPQADTPAEGRGEGISKSFSDPGCDSPSSALADSMLIDDQLEYHAGLLVQNAIQQAIAEQVDKTNGKEEESASEKEILFREQPATTKPAPVSKEQQNPMFEPPQVSSPVQEKKDTIPKTSKEEDSGLREGKSSQQSPVYSASQPFLVEENRHEVSYFSKYSEAAELRSTASILATQEPEVTVGPFKLRSRKQRTLSMIEEEIRAAQEREEELKRQRQGLQAAPSPVVKSAPPMPTRTVSYKTAPGKIEKIKPPPSPTTEGPVSQSDQPSEEPAGAQRPKNLMQTLMEDYETHKTKRRERMDDSSYTCKLLSSKVTSEVLEATRVNRRKSALALRWEAGIYANREEDE comes from the exons AAATCTTCCAGAATCCCTGAGGATGACATCAGGTTGAGAAAAAACAGAGACCAAAACTGTGCCAATTTCTTGGAGCCAGCTACTGTGCTTGCtacaaaggaagagaaaatggaaattgaAGTTCCAGTTTCTGAACATAAAAGCATCACCACAGTGGCTTCACCGCATCCCATAGACAATCCAAcccatttcttttcccctgctgccagccacaaTGGACTTAAGGACAGGCATGAATCTCTGGACAGCGAAGTTGCTAAAGAAATCAGATACCTAGATGAAGTGCTGGAAGCAAATTGTTGTGATTCTGCTGCAGATAATACCTTTAacgggacatcctcccctgaaCTAAGTGCAGTCTCTGGTATGGATGGCTCAGGAGCATCTGTTAATGTCAATAATGATTTGGTATCCagtgaaagggaagaaaatgtagCCAACAAGCAAGCACCTTTGGTAGTTGAACCGTGTGATGCTAGCAAAACAGATGAAAACCCAAAATCTAATGGCCATTCCTTGGGTGGACTGAAAGAGGACACTAGGGAGAGTCTGAAGGTGCCAGGAAGTCCCACTTCTTCAAACAGTTCTAGAAGATCCTCTAAAGATGGAGAAACAACTCTTACAACCCTTAAGAAAGAGGCTAAGTTTGAACTACGAGCCTTCCATGAAGACAAAAAGCCCTCAAAGCTctttgaagatgaggaagagaaagaaaaatacagggTCCGCAAAGTGAGACCATCAGAGGAAATGATGGAActtgaaaaggaaaggagggaactCATTAAAAGCCAGGCTGtcaagaaaaaccccaacattgcTGCCAAATGGTGGAACCCTCCCCaggagaagactctggaggATCAACTGGATGAAGAGCATCTAGAATCCCACAAGAAGTACAAGGAGCgcaaggagaggcagcagcaacaaGGTGCAACACCAACATCCCCCAGACAGGTCAGCTGCTCCTTTGTACCTACAGAGCTAGTTAATATCAAGAAAGAGGATATTGTTACAGAGCAAATTGACTTCTCAGCTGCCAGGAAGCAGTTCCAGCTGATGGAGCATTCAGGTTCATCTCAGGGTCAGGCCCCATTGAGGCGGTCGGGAACACCCAAAATGTTCTCCATCAAGCCCTTCTACAAAAGCCTCAATCCTTCACAGGTAGACAGGCCACTGTCCTCTGTCACAAGACCCGTCTCAGTGTGTGGGCTGACAGGACAGCCTGATGCTAGCAATGCCACTGTTGTCAAAGCACAGAAGGTCTCCTGCACCTCAGAAGATGACACAAATACTCAGACTGCCACTGCTGACCCGGTGAAAGAGTTGCCATGCAGTGAtagtcccagagctggacaagcCTCAAAACTGTGGGCAGAGGAGGGAGAATTCATGAGTGCGAGAGCAGTCTTGACAGTGGTGAAGGATGAGGGACAAAACGTGCTAGACCAGTTCCCAAAGTCAGGCAGCGCTTCTTCGCCTCCAGAGGAGCTTGACTCTGGTCTGGATGACTTGTCTGTCAGGTCTCAGGATACTACTGTCCTGGAGACCCTTTCTAATGACTTCAGCATGGATAACATCAGCGACAGTGGTGCCTCCAATGAAACCATGAGCGCCCTGCAGGAAAGCTCACTGGCTGATTTCTCCCTGCCTCAGACACCACAGGCTGACACaccagcagagggcaggggagaaggCATCTCCAAATCATTCAGTGACCCAGGCTGTGACTCACCTTCCTCTGCCTTGGCAGACTCCATGCTGATTGATGACCAGCTGGAGTACCATGCTGGCCTACTGGTTCAAAATGCCATCCAACAAGCCATAGCTGAGCAAGTGGATAAAACAAATggcaaggaagaagaaagcgcttcagagaaggagattttgttcagagagcagccagccacCACCAAGCCAGCTCCAGTctccaaggagcagcagaatcCAATGTTTGAACCGCCCCAGGTGTCTTCACCtgttcaggaaaaaaaggataCTATACCAAAGACTTCAAAAGAGGAAGACTCGGGACTCAGGGAAGGGAAGAGTTCACAGCAATCACCTGTGtactcagccagccagccattCCTTGTGGAGGAAAATAGGCACGAAGTCAGCTATTTCAGCAAGTAttcagaggcagctgagctgaggagcaCTGCCTCCATCCTTGCCACACAGGAGCCTGAAGTCACCGTGGGCCCTTTCAAGCTACGGTCGAGGAAGCAGCGGACTTTGTCAATGATAGAAGAAGAGatcagagctgcccaggaacgagaggaggagctgaagaggcAGCGGCAAGGTCTGCAGGCGGCACCAAGCCCAGTTGTGAAGAGCGCACCACCCATGCCCACCAGAACCGTGTCTTACAAAACTGCACCAG GAAAGATAGAGAAGATCAAACCTCCTCCATCCCCTACCACAGAAGGCCCTGTCTCACAGTCTGACCAGCCATCTGAGGAGCCTGCAGGAGCCCAGCGACCCAAGAACTTGATGCAGACCCTCATGGAGGATTATGAAACACACAAAACTAAGAGACGAGAAAGGATGGATGACAGCAGT TACACCTGTAAATTACTGTCTAGCAAGGTTACTTCTGAG
- the PALM2AKAP2 gene encoding A-kinase anchor protein 2 isoform X6, whose product MFRYTAPWQVLCLSMEQGLRLFSVWLTHFLQAGDHYPDLSLLKQKKSSRIPEDDIRLRKNRDQNCANFLEPATVLATKEEKMEIEVPVSEHKSITTVASPHPIDNPTHFFSPAASHNGLKDRHESLDSEVAKEIRYLDEVLEANCCDSAADNTFNGTSSPELSAVSGMDGSGASVNVNNDLVSSEREENVANKQAPLVVEPCDASKTDENPKSNGHSLGGLKEDTRESLKVPGSPTSSNSSRRSSKDGETTLTTLKKEAKFELRAFHEDKKPSKLFEDEEEKEKYRVRKVRPSEEMMELEKERRELIKSQAVKKNPNIAAKWWNPPQEKTLEDQLDEEHLESHKKYKERKERQQQQGATPTSPRQVSCSFVPTELVNIKKEDIVTEQIDFSAARKQFQLMEHSGSSQGQAPLRRSGTPKMFSIKPFYKSLNPSQVDRPLSSVTRPVSVCGLTGQPDASNATVVKAQKVSCTSEDDTNTQTATADPVKELPCSDSPRAGQASKLWAEEGEFMSARAVLTVVKDEGQNVLDQFPKSGSASSPPEELDSGLDDLSVRSQDTTVLETLSNDFSMDNISDSGASNETMSALQESSLADFSLPQTPQADTPAEGRGEGISKSFSDPGCDSPSSALADSMLIDDQLEYHAGLLVQNAIQQAIAEQVDKTNGKEEESASEKEILFREQPATTKPAPVSKEQQNPMFEPPQVSSPVQEKKDTIPKTSKEEDSGLREGKSSQQSPVYSASQPFLVEENRHEVSYFSKYSEAAELRSTASILATQEPEVTVGPFKLRSRKQRTLSMIEEEIRAAQEREEELKRQRQGLQAAPSPVVKSAPPMPTRTVSYKTAPGKIEKIKPPPSPTTEGPVSQSDQPSEEPAGAQRPKNLMQTLMEDYETHKTKRRERMDDSSYTCKLLSSKVTSEVLEATRVNRRKSALALRWEAGIYANREEDE is encoded by the exons AAATCTTCCAGAATCCCTGAGGATGACATCAGGTTGAGAAAAAACAGAGACCAAAACTGTGCCAATTTCTTGGAGCCAGCTACTGTGCTTGCtacaaaggaagagaaaatggaaattgaAGTTCCAGTTTCTGAACATAAAAGCATCACCACAGTGGCTTCACCGCATCCCATAGACAATCCAAcccatttcttttcccctgctgccagccacaaTGGACTTAAGGACAGGCATGAATCTCTGGACAGCGAAGTTGCTAAAGAAATCAGATACCTAGATGAAGTGCTGGAAGCAAATTGTTGTGATTCTGCTGCAGATAATACCTTTAacgggacatcctcccctgaaCTAAGTGCAGTCTCTGGTATGGATGGCTCAGGAGCATCTGTTAATGTCAATAATGATTTGGTATCCagtgaaagggaagaaaatgtagCCAACAAGCAAGCACCTTTGGTAGTTGAACCGTGTGATGCTAGCAAAACAGATGAAAACCCAAAATCTAATGGCCATTCCTTGGGTGGACTGAAAGAGGACACTAGGGAGAGTCTGAAGGTGCCAGGAAGTCCCACTTCTTCAAACAGTTCTAGAAGATCCTCTAAAGATGGAGAAACAACTCTTACAACCCTTAAGAAAGAGGCTAAGTTTGAACTACGAGCCTTCCATGAAGACAAAAAGCCCTCAAAGCTctttgaagatgaggaagagaaagaaaaatacagggTCCGCAAAGTGAGACCATCAGAGGAAATGATGGAActtgaaaaggaaaggagggaactCATTAAAAGCCAGGCTGtcaagaaaaaccccaacattgcTGCCAAATGGTGGAACCCTCCCCaggagaagactctggaggATCAACTGGATGAAGAGCATCTAGAATCCCACAAGAAGTACAAGGAGCgcaaggagaggcagcagcaacaaGGTGCAACACCAACATCCCCCAGACAGGTCAGCTGCTCCTTTGTACCTACAGAGCTAGTTAATATCAAGAAAGAGGATATTGTTACAGAGCAAATTGACTTCTCAGCTGCCAGGAAGCAGTTCCAGCTGATGGAGCATTCAGGTTCATCTCAGGGTCAGGCCCCATTGAGGCGGTCGGGAACACCCAAAATGTTCTCCATCAAGCCCTTCTACAAAAGCCTCAATCCTTCACAGGTAGACAGGCCACTGTCCTCTGTCACAAGACCCGTCTCAGTGTGTGGGCTGACAGGACAGCCTGATGCTAGCAATGCCACTGTTGTCAAAGCACAGAAGGTCTCCTGCACCTCAGAAGATGACACAAATACTCAGACTGCCACTGCTGACCCGGTGAAAGAGTTGCCATGCAGTGAtagtcccagagctggacaagcCTCAAAACTGTGGGCAGAGGAGGGAGAATTCATGAGTGCGAGAGCAGTCTTGACAGTGGTGAAGGATGAGGGACAAAACGTGCTAGACCAGTTCCCAAAGTCAGGCAGCGCTTCTTCGCCTCCAGAGGAGCTTGACTCTGGTCTGGATGACTTGTCTGTCAGGTCTCAGGATACTACTGTCCTGGAGACCCTTTCTAATGACTTCAGCATGGATAACATCAGCGACAGTGGTGCCTCCAATGAAACCATGAGCGCCCTGCAGGAAAGCTCACTGGCTGATTTCTCCCTGCCTCAGACACCACAGGCTGACACaccagcagagggcaggggagaaggCATCTCCAAATCATTCAGTGACCCAGGCTGTGACTCACCTTCCTCTGCCTTGGCAGACTCCATGCTGATTGATGACCAGCTGGAGTACCATGCTGGCCTACTGGTTCAAAATGCCATCCAACAAGCCATAGCTGAGCAAGTGGATAAAACAAATggcaaggaagaagaaagcgcttcagagaaggagattttgttcagagagcagccagccacCACCAAGCCAGCTCCAGTctccaaggagcagcagaatcCAATGTTTGAACCGCCCCAGGTGTCTTCACCtgttcaggaaaaaaaggataCTATACCAAAGACTTCAAAAGAGGAAGACTCGGGACTCAGGGAAGGGAAGAGTTCACAGCAATCACCTGTGtactcagccagccagccattCCTTGTGGAGGAAAATAGGCACGAAGTCAGCTATTTCAGCAAGTAttcagaggcagctgagctgaggagcaCTGCCTCCATCCTTGCCACACAGGAGCCTGAAGTCACCGTGGGCCCTTTCAAGCTACGGTCGAGGAAGCAGCGGACTTTGTCAATGATAGAAGAAGAGatcagagctgcccaggaacgagaggaggagctgaagaggcAGCGGCAAGGTCTGCAGGCGGCACCAAGCCCAGTTGTGAAGAGCGCACCACCCATGCCCACCAGAACCGTGTCTTACAAAACTGCACCAG GAAAGATAGAGAAGATCAAACCTCCTCCATCCCCTACCACAGAAGGCCCTGTCTCACAGTCTGACCAGCCATCTGAGGAGCCTGCAGGAGCCCAGCGACCCAAGAACTTGATGCAGACCCTCATGGAGGATTATGAAACACACAAAACTAAGAGACGAGAAAGGATGGATGACAGCAGT TACACCTGTAAATTACTGTCTAGCAAGGTTACTTCTGAG
- the PALM2AKAP2 gene encoding A-kinase anchor protein 2 isoform X10, which produces MEIEVPVSEHKSITTVASPHPIDNPTHFFSPAASHNGLKDRHESLDSEVAKEIRYLDEVLEANCCDSAADNTFNGTSSPELSAVSGMDGSGASVNVNNDLVSSEREENVANKQAPLVVEPCDASKTDENPKSNGHSLGGLKEDTRESLKVPGSPTSSNSSRRSSKDGETTLTTLKKEAKFELRAFHEDKKPSKLFEDEEEKEKYRVRKVRPSEEMMELEKERRELIKSQAVKKNPNIAAKWWNPPQEKTLEDQLDEEHLESHKKYKERKERQQQQGATPTSPRQVSCSFVPTELVNIKKEDIVTEQIDFSAARKQFQLMEHSGSSQGQAPLRRSGTPKMFSIKPFYKSLNPSQVDRPLSSVTRPVSVCGLTGQPDASNATVVKAQKVSCTSEDDTNTQTATADPVKELPCSDSPRAGQASKLWAEEGEFMSARAVLTVVKDEGQNVLDQFPKSGSASSPPEELDSGLDDLSVRSQDTTVLETLSNDFSMDNISDSGASNETMSALQESSLADFSLPQTPQADTPAEGRGEGISKSFSDPGCDSPSSALADSMLIDDQLEYHAGLLVQNAIQQAIAEQVDKTNGKEEESASEKEILFREQPATTKPAPVSKEQQNPMFEPPQVSSPVQEKKDTIPKTSKEEDSGLREGKSSQQSPVYSASQPFLVEENRHEVSYFSKYSEAAELRSTASILATQEPEVTVGPFKLRSRKQRTLSMIEEEIRAAQEREEELKRQRQGLQAAPSPVVKSAPPMPTRTVSYKTAPGKIEKIKPPPSPTTEGPVSQSDQPSEEPAGAQRPKNLMQTLMEDYETHKTKRRERMDDSSYTCKLLSSKVTSEVLEATRVNRRKSALALRWEAGIYANREEDE; this is translated from the exons atggaaattgaAGTTCCAGTTTCTGAACATAAAAGCATCACCACAGTGGCTTCACCGCATCCCATAGACAATCCAAcccatttcttttcccctgctgccagccacaaTGGACTTAAGGACAGGCATGAATCTCTGGACAGCGAAGTTGCTAAAGAAATCAGATACCTAGATGAAGTGCTGGAAGCAAATTGTTGTGATTCTGCTGCAGATAATACCTTTAacgggacatcctcccctgaaCTAAGTGCAGTCTCTGGTATGGATGGCTCAGGAGCATCTGTTAATGTCAATAATGATTTGGTATCCagtgaaagggaagaaaatgtagCCAACAAGCAAGCACCTTTGGTAGTTGAACCGTGTGATGCTAGCAAAACAGATGAAAACCCAAAATCTAATGGCCATTCCTTGGGTGGACTGAAAGAGGACACTAGGGAGAGTCTGAAGGTGCCAGGAAGTCCCACTTCTTCAAACAGTTCTAGAAGATCCTCTAAAGATGGAGAAACAACTCTTACAACCCTTAAGAAAGAGGCTAAGTTTGAACTACGAGCCTTCCATGAAGACAAAAAGCCCTCAAAGCTctttgaagatgaggaagagaaagaaaaatacagggTCCGCAAAGTGAGACCATCAGAGGAAATGATGGAActtgaaaaggaaaggagggaactCATTAAAAGCCAGGCTGtcaagaaaaaccccaacattgcTGCCAAATGGTGGAACCCTCCCCaggagaagactctggaggATCAACTGGATGAAGAGCATCTAGAATCCCACAAGAAGTACAAGGAGCgcaaggagaggcagcagcaacaaGGTGCAACACCAACATCCCCCAGACAGGTCAGCTGCTCCTTTGTACCTACAGAGCTAGTTAATATCAAGAAAGAGGATATTGTTACAGAGCAAATTGACTTCTCAGCTGCCAGGAAGCAGTTCCAGCTGATGGAGCATTCAGGTTCATCTCAGGGTCAGGCCCCATTGAGGCGGTCGGGAACACCCAAAATGTTCTCCATCAAGCCCTTCTACAAAAGCCTCAATCCTTCACAGGTAGACAGGCCACTGTCCTCTGTCACAAGACCCGTCTCAGTGTGTGGGCTGACAGGACAGCCTGATGCTAGCAATGCCACTGTTGTCAAAGCACAGAAGGTCTCCTGCACCTCAGAAGATGACACAAATACTCAGACTGCCACTGCTGACCCGGTGAAAGAGTTGCCATGCAGTGAtagtcccagagctggacaagcCTCAAAACTGTGGGCAGAGGAGGGAGAATTCATGAGTGCGAGAGCAGTCTTGACAGTGGTGAAGGATGAGGGACAAAACGTGCTAGACCAGTTCCCAAAGTCAGGCAGCGCTTCTTCGCCTCCAGAGGAGCTTGACTCTGGTCTGGATGACTTGTCTGTCAGGTCTCAGGATACTACTGTCCTGGAGACCCTTTCTAATGACTTCAGCATGGATAACATCAGCGACAGTGGTGCCTCCAATGAAACCATGAGCGCCCTGCAGGAAAGCTCACTGGCTGATTTCTCCCTGCCTCAGACACCACAGGCTGACACaccagcagagggcaggggagaaggCATCTCCAAATCATTCAGTGACCCAGGCTGTGACTCACCTTCCTCTGCCTTGGCAGACTCCATGCTGATTGATGACCAGCTGGAGTACCATGCTGGCCTACTGGTTCAAAATGCCATCCAACAAGCCATAGCTGAGCAAGTGGATAAAACAAATggcaaggaagaagaaagcgcttcagagaaggagattttgttcagagagcagccagccacCACCAAGCCAGCTCCAGTctccaaggagcagcagaatcCAATGTTTGAACCGCCCCAGGTGTCTTCACCtgttcaggaaaaaaaggataCTATACCAAAGACTTCAAAAGAGGAAGACTCGGGACTCAGGGAAGGGAAGAGTTCACAGCAATCACCTGTGtactcagccagccagccattCCTTGTGGAGGAAAATAGGCACGAAGTCAGCTATTTCAGCAAGTAttcagaggcagctgagctgaggagcaCTGCCTCCATCCTTGCCACACAGGAGCCTGAAGTCACCGTGGGCCCTTTCAAGCTACGGTCGAGGAAGCAGCGGACTTTGTCAATGATAGAAGAAGAGatcagagctgcccaggaacgagaggaggagctgaagaggcAGCGGCAAGGTCTGCAGGCGGCACCAAGCCCAGTTGTGAAGAGCGCACCACCCATGCCCACCAGAACCGTGTCTTACAAAACTGCACCAG GAAAGATAGAGAAGATCAAACCTCCTCCATCCCCTACCACAGAAGGCCCTGTCTCACAGTCTGACCAGCCATCTGAGGAGCCTGCAGGAGCCCAGCGACCCAAGAACTTGATGCAGACCCTCATGGAGGATTATGAAACACACAAAACTAAGAGACGAGAAAGGATGGATGACAGCAGT TACACCTGTAAATTACTGTCTAGCAAGGTTACTTCTGAG